Genomic DNA from Paenibacillus donghaensis:
AATCAAGCCTGTAATGGAAGCCTTCGTTTGGCTGCTGATGCCGGGTCGCCCCGTACGGCTCTTCATTTGTAACAAGCTGGCTTTGTCCATATTCATTGCGTGGCCACTTCTGCTTGCCAGCGTTGCGTAATTTCATTGCCCAGCTCGCCACCCTGGAACTGACGGTATCCCTTCGCGACGCTCTCGAACTTCGTTTGCAGTTCAGCCGGCATTTCCGACCATTTGATTCCCGGGTATCCGAACATCACGTTGACTATCGTTTCCTGTGCCTCCTGGGATAACACATAATCAATGAACTTCTGCGCTGCTTCCTTTTTCACTGACATTGCGGGGATGGCCACCATTGCAGGTCCTCCCGTAAAAGCCGGTTCAATTTGTGTCAATTTGATATTCTCTGGCAGCAGACCTTTGTTCAGCTGCTCCAGCGCCATATCCGACCAAGCCGGAACCATGTCCACTTCGCCAGTAGCGAGGATATCGAGCGTTCCCTGGTTTTTCTTCGGATACACACCCTTTTGGTACATGAATGGATGCAGCTCCTTCAACAGGTCAAAGCCTGGCTTCCACTGCTCCATGATCGCCGGGTCCTGGCTGTGCATGGCTTCGTCCGGCAGGAAATTGTACAGCGCGGTTACCACAAAAGAATTGCCCGCGCCGCCAGTCGCCGGGTCGTTATAGGCAA
This window encodes:
- a CDS encoding extracellular solute-binding protein, translated to MARKNLGLLLLMLMLVLSACGNKAGNGSAGSSNAAAAGDNSGSTKTAEKTELNFYFTGSLNVKDMWEKIVPMFEAQNDNITVKLTHIPSGQGGQSTMDRLLAAKKAGESKVDIDLFEASGSDVLLGEKEGIFETVGTDTIPNISKIEPSYITDLNNLAVPYRASSVVLAYNSDTVANPPQTADELYEWIRSNPGRFAYNDPATGGAGNSFVVTALYNFLPDEAMHSQDPAIMEQWKPGFDLLKELHPFMYQKGVYPKKNQGTLDILATGEVDMVPAWSDMALEQLNKGLLPENIKLTQIEPAFTGGPAMVAIPAMSVKKEAAQKFIDYVLSQEAQETIVNVMFGYPGIKWSEMPAELQTKFESVAKGYRQFQGGELGNEITQRWQAEVATQ